In one Pangasianodon hypophthalmus isolate fPanHyp1 chromosome 22, fPanHyp1.pri, whole genome shotgun sequence genomic region, the following are encoded:
- the rpp38 gene encoding ribonuclease P protein subunit p38: MATPGKATKKEKKKPVPVKTSLNNPYDLKWKPLEKGHARFILKTVTEKFDSLELRKRHVKVFRKWRSKRKAKKGNSDSVNTNEPTPESRDSAEPTPESRDSAEPTPESRERGWTDNHLRHELAIGINEVTKGLEKNELALVLVCDSVRPAHMTSHLISLSQTRSVPACQVPGLSASLARSLGLTSVLALGFKRQSGAFADTIAALAPKVPPLGVAWVPTGTGECEPEVVQVSGETEQQLEEEEPGRGRKRKLEESPEVKKDPVPLLQPLKVKKIIPNPSKIRKLKIKKAKK, translated from the coding sequence ATGGCCACACCGGGGAAAGCCacgaagaaggagaaaaagaaaccGGTCCCGGTGAAAACGTCCCTCAACAACCCGTACGACTTAAAGTGGAAACCGTTAGAAAAGGGGCACGCGCGATTCATCCTGAAAACGGTGACGGAGAAATTCGACTCGCTCGAACTCCGGAAACGACACGTGAAAGTGTTTCGCAAGTGGCGAAGCAAAAGAAAGGCTAAGAAAGGAAACTCGGATTCAGTGAACACCAATGAACCGACTCCGGAATCGCGGGACTCCGCTGAACCGACTCCGGAATCGCGGGACTCCGCTGAACCGACTCCGGAATCAAGGGAGCGAGGCTGGACCGATAATCATCTGAGGCACGAGCTCGCCATCGGCATCAACGAGGTGACTAAAGGCCTGGAGAAGAACGAGCTCGCGCTGGTGCTGGTGTGTGACTCGGTGAGACCCGCCCACATGACCAGCCATCTCATCTCTCTGAGCCAAACCCGCTCGGTCCCCGCGTGCCAGGTCCCGGGACTGAGCGCGAGTCTCGCGAGATCGCTTGGTCTCACCAGCGTGCTCGCGCTCGGGTTCAAACGCCAAAGCGGCGCGTTCGCGGATACGATCGCGGCCCTCGCGCCCAAAGTGCCGCCGCTGGGCGTGGCTTGGGTGCCTACAGGGACAGGGGAGTGTGAACCGGAAGTGGTTCAGGTGTCAGGAGAAACCGAGCAGCAGCTTGAAGAGGAGGAACcggggagagggagaaaaagaaaactggaGGAGTCCCCTGAAGTTAAGAAGGACCCGGTCCCTTTACTGCAACCTCttaaagtaaagaaaatcaTCCCAAATCCTTCAAAAATCCGGAAACTAAAgataaagaaagcaaagaagTGA
- the nmt2 gene encoding glycylpeptide N-tetradecanoyltransferase 2, translating to MAEDSESAASQQSLELDDQDTCGIDGDNEEENEHTQGSPGGDLGAKKKKKKQKRKKEKPSSGGTKSDSASDSQEIKNPAIPMQKLQDIQRAMELLSTCQGPAKNIDEATKHKYQFWDTQPVPKLNEVVTTHGPIEPDKENVRQEPYSLPQGFMWDTLDLSNAEVLKELYTLLNENYVEDDDNMFRFDYSPNFLKWALRPPGWLPHWHCGVRVSSNKKLVGFISAIPADIHIYDTLKKMVEINFLCVHKKLRSKRVAPVLIREITRRVNLEGIFQAVYTAGVVLPKPVSTCRYWHRSLNPRKLVEVKFSHLSRNMTLQRTMKLYRLPDSTRTPGLRPMAAGDVQQVTALLQKYLSQFHLQPVMGEEEVQHWFLPQENIIDTYVVEGSGGTLTDFISFYTLPSTVMHHPLHKSLKAAYSFYNVHTETPLIDLMNDALILAKLKGFDVFNALDLMENKTFLEKLKFGIGDGNLQYYLYNWKCPGMEPEKVGLVLQ from the exons ATGGCGGAGGACAGCGAGTCTGCGGCCAGCCAGCAGAGCCTGGAGCTGGACGACCAGGACACCTGCGGCATCGACGGAGACAACGAAGAggaaaatgaacacacacaagg GAGTCCTGGTGGAGACCTTGGtgcgaagaagaaaaagaagaaacagaagaggaagaaagaaaaacctaGCTCAGGAGGAACCAAGTCTGATTCTGCCTCTGATTCTCAGGAGATAAAG AATCCAGCCATTCCCATGCAGAAGCTGCAGGACATTCAGAGGGCGATGGAGCTGCTGTCTACGTGTCAAGGACCTGCCAAGAACATAGACGAGGCCACTAAGCACAAGTACCAGTTCTGGGACACTCAGCCTGTCCCTAAGCTCA ACGAGGTGGTGACCACCCACGGGCCGATTGAGCCGGATAAGGAAAATGTCCGACAGGAGCCATATTCCCTCCCGCAAGGTTTTATGTGGGACACACTGGATCTCAGCAATGCTgaagtg CTGAAGGAGCTGTACACGCTGCTGAATGAGAATTACGTTGAGGATGATGACAATATGTTCAGATTTGACTATTCTCCTAACTTTCTCAAATG GGCACTGCGCCCGCCTGGCTGGCTGCCTCATTGGCACTGTGGCGTGAGAGTCTCATCCAACAAGAAGCTGGTGGGCTTCATCAGTGCCATTCCTGCTGACATCCACATCTACGACAC GTTAAAGAAGATGGTAGAGATCAACTTCCTGTGTGTGCATAAAAAGCTTCGCTCCAAGCGTGTAGCTCCGGTTCTGATCCGAGAGATCACGCGCCGGGTCAACCTAGAGGGCATTTTCCAGGCGGTCTACACCGCTGGGGTGGTACTGCCCAAACCTGTCTCCACATGCAg GTACTGGCATCGCTCTCTCAACCCAAGGAAGCTTGTAGAGGTGAAATTTTCCCACCTTAGCAGAAACATGACACTACAAAGAACCATGAAGCTCTACAGGTTACCTGAT AGTACGCGCACTCCTGGGTTGAGGCCGATGGCGGCTGGTGATGTGCAGCAGGTGACGGCGCTGCTGCAGAAATACCTGAGCCAGTTCCACCTGCAGCCCGTCATGGGGGAGGAGGAGGTGCAGCACTGGTTCCTCCCGCAGGAGAACATCATCGACACATACGTGGTGGAG GGTTCTGGTGGCACATTGACTGACTTCATCAGTTTCTACACGCTGCCGTCCACAGTGATGCACCACCCGCTGCACAAAAGCCTAAAGGCAGCTTACTCTTTCTACAACGTGCACACGGAGACACCGCTGATAGATCTGATGAACGATGCGCTCATCCTTGCAAAACTG aaaggcTTTGATGTTTTTAATGCTCTGGATTTAATGGAGAATAAGACTTTCCTGGAAAAGCTCAAGTTTGGAATTGGAGATGGGAACCTTCAGTATTACCTTTATAACTGGAAATGTCCCGGTATGGAGCCTGAGAAG GTTGGCCTCGTGCTACAGTAA